Proteins from one Oncorhynchus tshawytscha isolate Ot180627B linkage group LG16, Otsh_v2.0, whole genome shotgun sequence genomic window:
- the enosf1 gene encoding mitochondrial enolase superfamily member 1 — protein MTKTIIKLTVRDVRFPTSLEQHGSDAMHTDPDYSVAYVVIETDQGMQGYGLTFTVGRGTEIVVCAVEALSALVVGKSLEEIVSDFRGFYRLLTSDGQMRWIGPEKGVIQLATAAVLNAVWDLWARSEGKPLWKLLVEMDPRKLISCIDFRYITDALTEEEALDLLLKAQTGKQQRVDQMLKEGYPAYTTSCAWLGYSDQLLKQLCTDALNDGWTKFKVKVGADLKDDIRRCSLIRQMIGAHNTLMIDANQRWDVGEAITWVTRLAEYKPLWIEEPTSPDDILGHAAISKALAPLGIGVATGEQCHNRVMFKQFLQASALQFVQIDSCRLGSVNENLAVLLMAHKFKVPVCPHAGGVGLCELVQHLILFDYISVSASLDNRMCEFVDHLHQHFRSPVVIQNAHYMPPKDPGYSCEMLESSVQTHQYPQGQVWKKLQ, from the exons ATGACAAAAACAATTATAAAGTTGACTGTCCGCGATGTCAGATTTCCAACATCTTTGGAGCAACATGGTTCAGACGCAATG CACACCGACCCGGACTACTCTGTCGCCTATGTTGTCATCGAAACTGATCAAGGAATGCAAGGATATGGCTTGACTTTTACTGTGGGGAGAGGCACAGAAATTG TTGTGTGTGCTGTGGAAGCCCTGTCCGCCCTAGTTGTGGGGAAATCTCTAGAGGAGATTGTGAGTGACTTCCGTGGATTTTACCGTCTCCTCACCAGCGATGGACAGATGCGATGG ATTGGACCAGAGAAAGGAGTCATTCAGTTGGCCACTGCGGCGGTCCTGAATGCAGTATGGGACCTCTGGGCGCGGTCCGAGGGCAAG CCACTGTGGAAGCTGCTTGTTGAAATG GACCCCAGAAAGCTCATCTCATGCATTGACTTCAGATATATCACTGATGCCCTTACTGAAGAGGAGGCCCTTG atctacTTCTGAAAGCCCAGACGGGGAAGCAGCAGAGAG TGGACCAGATGCTGAAGGAGGGTTATCCTGCCTATACCACCTCCTGTGCCTGGCTAGGATACTCCGACCAGCTGCTGAAACAG CTGTGCACCGATGCACTAAATGATGGATGGACCAAGTTCAAAGTGAAGGTGGGGGCTGACCTAAAGGATGACATTCGCCGGTGCAGTCTCATACGGCAGATGATTGGAGCCCACAACACACTG ATGATTGATGCCAACCAAAGGTGGGACGTAGGCGAGGCCATAACCTGGGTGACCAGGCTGGCTGAGTACAAACCCCTGTGGATCGAAGAGCCCACCTCCCCTGACGATATCCTGGGACATGCTGCCATCTCCAAG GCCTTGGCGCCGCTTGGCATTGGAGTGGCCACAGGAGAACAG TGCCATAATAGAGTGATGTTCAAGCAGTTCCTCCAGGCGTCGGCGTTGCAGTTTGTCCAGATTGACAGCTGTAGACTGGGCAGTGTCAACGAGAACCTAGCCGTGCTGCTCATGGCCCACAAGTTCAAGG TGCCTGTGTGTCCTCATGCTGGAGGTGTTGGACTGTGTGAGCTGGTTCAGCACCTGATTCTCTTTGACTACATCTCTGTGTCTGCCAGTCTTGACAACCG GATGTGTGAATTTGTGGACCACCTCCATCAGCATTTCAGAAGTCCCGTTGTGATTCAGAACGCCCACTACATGCCTCCCAAG GATCCAGGCTACTCCTGTGAGATGTTGGAGTCGTCAGTGCAGACACACCAGTACCCTCAGGGGCAAGTGTGGAAGAAGCTCCAGTGA